Proteins encoded by one window of Misgurnus anguillicaudatus chromosome 4, ASM2758022v2, whole genome shotgun sequence:
- the polr2a gene encoding DNA-directed RNA polymerase II subunit RPB1, giving the protein MHGPPSSDSACPLRLIKRVQFGVLSPDELKRMSVTEGGIKYPETTEGGRPKLGGLMDPRQGVIERSGRCQTCAGNMTECPGHFGHIELAKPVFHVGFITKIMKVLRCVCFFCSKLLVDANNPKIKDILTKSKGQPRKRLTHVYDLCKGKNICEGGEEMDNKFGVEQQETEEDITKEKGHGGCGRYQPRIRRSGLELYAEWKHVNEDSQEKKILLSPERVHEIFKRISDEEDIILGMEPKYARPEWMIVTVLPVPPLSVRPAVVMQGSARNQDDLTHKLADIVKINNQLRRNEQSGAAAHVIAEDVKLLQFHVATMVDNELPGLPRAMQKSGRPLKSIKQRLKGKEGRVRGNLMGKRVDFSARTVITPDPNLQIDQVGVPRSIAANMTFPEIVTPFNIDRLQELVRRGNSQYPGAKYIIRDNGDRIDLRFHPKPSDLHLQIGYKVERHMCDGDIIVFNRQPTLHKMSMMGHRVRILPWSTFRLNLSVTTPYNADFDGDEMNLHLPQSLETRAEIQELAMVPRMIVTPQSNRPVMGIVQDTLTAVRKFTKRDVFLERGEVMNLLMFLSTWDGKMPQPAILKPRPLWTGKQIFSLIIPGHINVIRTHSTHPDEEDSGPYKHISPGDTKVIVENGELIMGILCKKSLGTSAGSLVHISYLEMGHDITRLFYSNIQTVVNNWLLIEGHSIGIGDSIADKATYQDIQNTIKKAKQDVIEVIEKAHNNELEPTPGNTLRQTFENQVNRILNDARDKTGSSAQKSLSEYNNFKSMVVAGSKGSKINISQVIAVVGQQNVEGKRIPFGFKHRTLPHFIKDDYGPESRGFVENSYLAGLTPTEFFFHAMGGREGLIDTAVKTAETGYIQRRLIKSMESVMVKYDATVRNSINQVVQLRYGEDGLAGESVEFQNMATLKPSNKAFEKKFKFEYNNERALRRTLLEEVVKDVMTNAHVQSSLEREFEKMREDREILRAIFPTGDSKVVLPCNLARMIWNAQKIFRINPRTPTDLNPVRVVEGVQELSKKLVIVNGDDLLSRQAQENATLLFNIHLRSTLCSRRMTEEFRLSTEAFDWLLGEIETKFNQSIAHPGEMVGALAAQSLGEPATQMTLNTFHYAGVSAKNVTLGVPRLKELINISKRPKTPSLTVFLLGQAARDAERAKDILCRLEHTTLRKVTANTAIYYDPNPQNTVVSEDQEWVNVYYEMPDFDVTRISPWLLRIELDRKHMTDRKLTMEQIAEKINAGFGDDLNCIFNDDNAEKLVLRIRIMNSDENKFQEDEEVVDKMDDDVFLRCIESNMLTDMTLQGIEQISKVYMHLPQTDNKKKIIITEDGEFKALQEWILETDGVSLMRVLSEKDVDPVRTTSNDIVEIFTVLGIEAVRKALERELYHVISFDGSYVNYRHLALLCDTMTCRGHLMAITRHGINRQDTGPLMKCSFEETVDVLMEASSHGESDPMKGVSENIMLGQLAPAGTGCFDLLLDAEKCKYGMEIPTNIPGISVAGPTGMFFGSAPSPMSGMSPAMTPWNTGATPAYGAWSPSVGSGMTPGAAGFSPSAASDASGFSPGYSPAWSPTPGSPGSPGPASPYIPSPGALSPNYSPTSPAYEPRSPGGYTPQSPGYSPTSPSYSPTSPSYSPTSPNYSPTSPSYSPTSPSYSPTSPSYSPTSPSYSPTSPSYSPTSPSYSPTSPSYSPTSPSYSPTSPSYSPTSPSYSPTSPSYSPTSPSYSPTSPSYSPTSPSYSPTSPSYSPTSPSYSPTSPNYTPTSPSYSPTSPSYSPTSPSYSPTSPNYTPTSPNYSPTSPSYSPTSPSYSPSSPRYTPQSPTYTPSSPSYSPSSPSYSPTSPKYTPTSPSYSPSSPEYTPTSPKYSPTSPKYSPTSPKYSPTSPTYSPTTPKYSPTSPTYSPTSPTYTPTSPKYSPTSPTYSPTSPKYSPTSPTYSPTSPKGSTYSPTSPGYSPTSPTYSPAISPDDSDEENN; this is encoded by the exons ATGCACGGACCGCCTTCCAGCGACAGCGCATGCCCATTGCGCCTCATCAAGAGAGTGCAATTCGGCGTCCTCAGCCCTGATGAACTT AAACGGATGTCCGTTACTGAAGGGGGTATTAAATACCCAGAGACTACAGAAGGAGGACGCCCTAAACTGGGTGGACTCATGGACCCCAGACAAGGGGTCATTGAAAGATCAGGCAGATGCCAAACATGTGCAG GTAACATGACTGAATGCCCTGGTCATTTTGGTCACATTGAGCTGGCCAAGCCAGTCTTTCATGTTGGCTTCATCACAAAAATCATGAAGGTCCTCCGCTGCGTCTGCTTCTTCTGTTCTAAGCTGCTTGTGGATGCG AACAATCCAAAAATCAAAGACATTCTGACCAAGTCGAAGGGGCAGCCACGAAAGCGCCTGACCCACGTCTATGATCTCTGTAAAGGGAAAAACATCTGCGAGGGTGGAGAGGAGATGGACAACAAGTTTGGTGTGGAGCAGCAGGAGACTGAAGAAGACATCACCAAAGAGAAG GGTCACGGAGGTTGTGGCAGGTACCAGCCGCGAATCCGTCGCTCTGGACTGGAGCTGTATGCTGAGTGGAAGCACGTCAATGAAGACTCTCAGGAGAAGAAGATTCTTCTCAGCCCTGAACGCGTGCATGAGATCTTTAAACGCATTTCGGACGAAGAGGACATAATCCTGGGAATGGAGCCCAAATATGCCCGCCCAGAGTGGATGATCGTCACAGTTTTGCCTGTTCCGCCTTTATCTGTGAGGCCGGCTGTGGTCATGCAAGGCTCTGCTAGAAATCAG GATGACTTGACGCATAAGTTGGCTGACATTGTAAAGATCAATAACCAGCTAAGGCGAAACGAGCAGAGTGGTGCCGCAGCTCACGTTATAGCAGAGGATGTCAAGCTGCTTCAGTTTCATGTAGCCACCATGGTGGACAATGAACTGCCAGGTCTACCAAGA GCAATGCAAAAGTCTGGCCGCCCGCTGAAATCCATCAAGCAAAGGCTTAAGGGGAAGGAAGGACGTGTCAGAGGTAATCTGATGGGTAAGCGTGTAGACTTTTCTGCCCGAACTGTCATCACGCCTGACCCCAACCTGCAGATCGACCAAGTGGGAGTTCCCCGCTCCATCGCTGCAAACATGACCTTCCCTGAGATTGTCACACCCTTTAACATTGACAG ACTTCAAGAGCTTGTGAGGAGAGGTAACAGCCAGTACCCTGGAGCCAAATATATCATCCGTGATAACGGAGACAGAATTGACCTGCGATTCCACCCGAAACCAAGTGACCTTCATCTTCAGATAGGATACAAA gtcGAACGGCATATGTGTGACGGAGACATTATTGTGTTCAACAGACAGCCAACCCTGCACAAAATGTCTATGATGGGCCACAGAGTGCGAATATTGCCTTGGTCTACATTTCGACTTAACCTTAG TGTGACCACCCCATACAATGCTGACTTTGACGGTGATGAGATGAACCTGCACTTGCCACAGTCTCTGGAGACCCGCGCTGAGATCCAGGAGCTGGCTATGGTGCCTCGTATGATTGTCACGCCACAGTCCAACAGGCCCGTCATGGGCATTGTACAGGACACACTCACAGCTGTGCGCAAGTTCACAAAAAGAGACGTGTTCTTAGAAAGG GGTGAGGTGATGAACCTCCTGATGTTTCTTTCCACATGGGATGGTAAAATGCCACAGCCTGCCATCCTGAAGCCTCGGCCACTCTGGACAGGCAAGCAGATTTTCAGCTTGATCATCCCAGGGCACATTAACGTCATCCGCACACACAGCACTCATCCTGATGAAGAGGATAGTGGTCCTTATAAACACATTTCCCCTGGAGACACCAAG GTAATTGTGGAGAATGGGGAACTGATCATGGGGATCCTGTGTAAGAAATCTCTGGGAACTTCTGCGGGCTCATTGGTCCATATCTCATACCTTGAGATGGGCCATGACATCACACGACTCTTTTATTCCAACATCCAGACTGTTGTCAACAACTGGCTTCTTATTGAGG GTCATTCTATTGGTATTGGAGATTCCATTGCTGATAAGGCGACATATCAGGACATTCAAAACACAATTAAGAAAGCCAAACAAGATGTGATAGAG GTCATTGAGAAAGCTCACAATAATGAGTTGGAGCCCACCCCAGGTAACACGCTGAGACAGACCTTTGAGAACCAGGTCAACCGTATTCTGAACGATGCTCGTGACAAGACTGGATCCTCTGCCCAGAAATCACTGTCAGAGTACAATAATTTCAAATCTATGGTGGTGGCTGGTTCAAAAGgctctaaaattaacatttcacAG GTTATTGCTGTGGTAGGGCAGCAGAACGTTGAGGGTAAGCGAATCCCTTTTGGTTTCAAGCACCGCACTTTGCCTCACTTCATTAAGGATGACTACGGTCCAGAGAGTAGAGGCTTTGTGGAAAACTCCTATTTGGCCGGTCTGACACCAACTGAGTTCTTCTTTCACGCCATGGGAGGAAGAGAGGGTTTGATCGACACAGCTGTCAAAACTGCTGAGACTG GTTACATTCAGCGTCGTCTGATCAAGTCTATGGAGTCTGTCATGGTCAAGTATGATGCTACAGTCAGAAACTCCATTAACCAGGTTGTCCAACTTCGATATGGGGAGGATGGGCTGGCAGGAGAGTCTGTGGAGTTTCAGAATATGGCTACTCTTAAACCATCCAACAAAGCCTTTGAGAAGAA GTTTAAGTTTGAATACAACAATGAGCGAGCTCTCCGCCGCACTCTGCTGGAGGAGGTGGTGAAAGATGTGATGACCAATGCTCACGTCCAGAGTTCACTAGAGCGAGAGTTTGAGAAGATGAGGGAAGACCGAGAGATCCTGAGGGCAATTTTCCCCACAGGAGACAGCAAG GTGGTACTGCCGTGCAATTTGGCTCGTATGATTTGGAATGCACAGAAGATTTTCCGTATCAATCCTCGAACACCGACTGATCTTAACCCAGTACGAGTTGTGGAAG GAGTTCAGGAGTTGAGTAAGAAGCTCGTGATTGTGAATGGTGATGACCTGTTAAGCAGGCAAGCACAGGAAAACGCCACTTTACTCTTCAATATCCACCTGCGCTCCACCCTTTGCTCCAGACGAATGACTGAGGAGTTCCGCCTAAGCACAGAGGCTTTCGATTGGCTGCTGGGAGAAATCGAGACCAAATTTAACCAATCCATC GCTCATCCTGGAGAGATGGTTGGTGCCCTGGCTGCTCAGTCTCTAGGAGAGCCTGCCACTCAGATGACCCTGAACACATTCCACTACGCCGGCGTGTCCGCCAAAAACGTCACCCTCGGTGTGCCTCGTCTCAAAGAGCTGATCAACATCTCCAAGCGACCCAAGACCCCCTCCCTGACAGTGTTTCTTCTGGGTCAAGCGGCCCGTGATGCAGAGAGGGCCAAAGATATCCTGTGTCGCTTGGAGCACACCACCCTTCGCAAGGTCACCGCCAACACGGCCATTTATTACGACCCCAATCCACAGAACACCGTTGTGTCTGAGGATCAAGAGTGGGTGAACGTGTACTACGAGATGCCCGACTTTGACGTGACCCGTATTTCACCATGGCTGTTACGTATTGAACTTGACCGCAAACACATGACTGACCGTAAGCTGACCATGGAGCAGATTGCTGAGAAGATCAATGCTG GTTTTGGTGATGACCTAAACTGCATCTTCAACGATGACAATGCTGAGAAGCTGGTGCTGCGAATCCGCATCATGAATAGCGACGAGAACAAGTTTCAGGAG GATGAGGAGGTAGTGGATAAGATGGATGATGATGTCTTCCTCCGCTGCATTGAATCCAACATGCTGACGGACATGACTCTGCAAGGCATTGAGCAGATCAGCAAG GTGTACATGCATCTTCCACAGACAGACAACAAGAAGAAAATCATCATCACAGAAGATGGTGAGTTTAAAGCCCTGCAGGAGTGGATTCTGGAAACCGATGGCGTGAGCCTCATGAGAGTCCTCAGCGAGAAGGATGTGGACCCTGTCAGGACCACCTCTAATGACATTGTGGAGATTTTCACT GTCCTTGGTATTGAGGCGGTGCGAAAGGCTCTGGAAAGAGAGTTGTACCATGTCATCTCTTTTGATGGTTCCTATGTCAACTACCGCCATCTGGCCTTGCTGTGCGACACAATGACCTGTAGAGGGCATCTTATGGCCATTACTCGTCATGGCATCAACAGACAGGATACTGGACCACTCATGAAGTGCTCCTTTGAAGAGACG GTTGATGTGTTGATGGAAGCGTCATCTCATGGTGAAAGTGACCCAATGAAAGGAGTATCTGAAAACATCATGTTGGGACAGCTTGCTCCTGCAGGCACTGGATGCTTTGACCTGTTGTTGGATGCTGAGAAGTGCAAGTATGGTATGGAGATCCCTACCAACATCCCTGGCATCAGTGTTGCAGGAC CCACGGGTATGTTCTTTGGCTCCGCACCAAGCCCAATGAGTGGCATGTCCCCAGCCATGACTCCCTGGAACACCGGAGCCACTCCTGCATATGGTGCTTGGTCACCCAGTGTTG GAAGTGGAATGACACCTGGGGCAGCAGGTTTCTCTCCCAGTGCTGCATCTGATGCCAGTGGTTTCTCACCTGGCTATTCTCCTGCCTGGTCACCTACTCCTGGTTCTCCTGGATCACCTGGACCAGCCAGCCCTTACATCCCCTCACCAG GAGCCTTGTCTCCCAATTACTCCCCAACTTCTCCTGCCTACGAGCCTCGTTCTCCAGGTGGTTACACCCCACAGAGTCCCGGCTACTCCCCAACCTCGCCATCATACTCTCCAACTTCTCCGTCTTACTCTCCGACCAGCCCGAACTACAGCCCCACATCTCCGTCCTATTCGCCCACATCACCCTCCTACTCCCCCACGTCTCCGTCTTATTCGCCAACATCTCCGAGCTACTCTCCAACATCACCCTCTTACTCTCCGACTTCGCCGTCGTACTCTCCAACCTCACCTTCGTACTCGCCCACATCACCCAGCTATAGCCCAACGTCACCAAGCTACAGCCCAACCTCCCCCAGCTACAGTCCCACATCCCCATCCTATTCTCCAACCTCTCCGTCTTATTCCCCAACCTCCCCGTCTTACTCTCCTACCTCTCCTAGCTATTCTCCAACCTCTCCATCCTACTCCCCAACATCTCCAAGCTACAGCCCAACTTCACCTAACTACACGCCCACCTCGCCCAGTTACTCCCCAACTTCTCCGTCGTACAGCCCCACCTCGCCCTCCTACTCTCCCACCTCTCCCAATTACACCCCGACCAGTCCCAACTACTCCCCCACATCTCCTTCATACTCCCCCACCTCTCCATCCTACTCTCCCTCCAGTCCACGCTACACCCCGCAGTCTCCCACCTACACCCCAAGTTCACCGTCTTACAGCCCCAGCTCTCCGTCGTATTCACCCACGTCTCCAAAATACACTCCCACCTCTCCTTCCTACAGTCCAAGCTCTCCCGAGTACACCCCAACGTCTCCCAAATACTCACCCACTTCGCCGAAGTACTCTCCCACTTCACCAAAATACAGCCCCACTTCTCCGACCTATTCTCCAACTACACCCAAGTACAGTCCCACGTCTCCGACTTACTCGCCAACATCTCCCACCTACACCCCAACCAGTCCC